GCCCGTCGATAATTCGCTGGAAGCTCGTTTGAATGCGGCGACCCCGCTCCCGCCGCGCGCCGCGGATATGGTCCAGACGATCAATCTCGGCGGCGACATGAGGCCCTATACATGGGCCTTGAACGACGAATATTGGCCGAAGATTACACCGCTCATGCTGCGCAAGGGACAGCGCGTCGAGATCGATCTCGTTAACCGCACGATGATGGCGCATCCGATGCATTTGCACGGCCATGCGTTCCATGTGGTCGCTATCGATGGACAGACAATTCGAGGCGCCGTGCGTGATACCGTTCTAGTGCCAGCGATGGGCCACGTCCGGATCGCATTCGACGCCGACAATCCGGGGCGATGGGCATTCCACTGCCACAACCTCTATCACATGATGACCGGCATGATGACGGAGTTCAGATATGAGGGAATCGCCGCCTGACGATCCGTTCTCGCGACTCGCGGGTGATTATTCCCCCGTCTCCAGGACGATCTTGCCCAGATGGCGCGAACTTTCCATCAGCTCATGCGCGGCGCGCGCATCTTCCAGCGGAAAGGTCGCCTGGACGACCGGCAAAGCCTTGCCACGGTCGAGCGATGGCCAGATTTTATCATGGAGTGCGCGGGCGACCTCGGCCTTCTGCTCGATGCTGCGGGCGCGCATCGTCGAGCCGGTGATGGTCAGCCGCTTCAGCATCAGCGGCATGAAGTCGAAACTTTCGACCCGGCTTCCCTGAAGAAAGGCGATTTGCACCAGCCGCCCTTCGAGGCCAAGGAGCGACAGGTTTTTCTGAATATACGCGCCGCCAACCGTATCCAGAATGACATCGACGCCACGCTTGGTGGTCAACGCCTTTACCTCCGCAACGAAATCATGCGTCTTGTAATCGATTGCATGGTCGGCGCCAAGCGTCCGACAGAAGGCACATTTTTCAACCGTGCCTGCCGTCGCAATGACGTGCGAGCCGAAGAGTTTGGCAAGCTGAATGGCCGTCGTGCCGATGCCGCCGGAGCCACCGTGAACGAGAATGGTTTCGCCCGGCTTCAGCCGTCCGCGTGTAAAAACGTTGTCGAAGACGGTGAAATAAGTCTCAGGAATTGCTGCTGCTTCGGTTAGATTCAGGCCTCGCGGCACCGGCAGGCAAAGCCGTCCGTCGGCGACGGCATATTCGGCATAGCCGCCTGAGCCGACGAGCGCGCAAACATTCTCGCCGAGGCGCGATTTCGCGACCCCCTCGCCGACCGCCACGATGCGACCTGCGACTTCCAGCCCCGGCACATCACTCTCGCCGGGCGGTGGTGGATAATGGCCCTGACGCTGGAAGCAATCCGGCTTGTTGACCCCTGCTGCCACAACCTCGATCAAGACTTTCCCCGGCCCCGGCGCGGGCACGGACACCTCCCGCACGCGGATGACATCCGGGCCGCCGGCTCCGTCGAAGGCGATTTCGCGCATGAGCTTTGGAAGGGCCAAGATGAACTCCTGTAATTCGAGCTAAGCGCTTCTCTAGCAGGCTGCTGAAAAATTGCGGTGCTTCAGGCGCGGAGAGAGTTGCTGCTGACTTTCCGAGAATGGCTTTGTCGATGATGACGGTCGGCGGATGTGGCTGTGATGAGCGACGCCTTAGGTGGCATCATGGTGTCATCTCCTCAATCAATTTCGGTAGTCTGACGAGGTTGTAGGCTGCGGCGGCGAAGGCGAAGGCGAAGGCCCAGCCCACGCGATCGACGCCGCGAAACTTCGTCTTGCGCTGCCCGGCGATGGTCTTCATCCAACCAAAGGCCTCCTCGATCCGTTTACGAATGCGCTGGCTCGCCGAATAGGCCTGATGGCGCGTTGTTCGCCGGTCGATGGTTGAACGCCGGCCGCTGATATTTTGCGCGATGTGCGGACGCACATTCATGGTTCGCAGTTCATTGACGAAATCGGCCGCGTCATAACCCTTGTCGGCGCCGAGCGTGATGGCTTTTGGCCGATCGGCGCGCGGCTCGATCATGGCCAGCGCCGCGATGCGTTCGCCATGGCCGTTGGCGGGCGTGAGACAGGCATCGACGATGAGGCCGCAACGGTTCTCCATCAAGGCGTGGCCGAGGAAAGCGAGTTTTGCTTCCATGCCCGGCCCCTTGCGATAAAGTCGGGCCTCGGGGTCAGTGGTCGAGGCATGTGTCTCGTTCGAGCGCTTCTCACCCTTGAAATCCGCCTCGGCGTTGCGGCCAGGACCTGACGGCGGCTGATCCCCTGAATCGTCCTTCGGCTTGAAGCTTTTCATCGAGGCCCAAGCCTCGATCAGCGTGCCATCGACGGAGAAATGATCCGACGAGATCAGCCTTTTGACGCGCGGCTGGGCCAGCACGGCGGCGAGGAACTTCGCGGCGATCGCCCCATCGAGCAGACGATCGCGGTTCTTGGAAAACACCGTCGCATCCCACACCGGATCGTCGATGGTGAGCCCGACAAACCAACGAAACAGCAAGTCAGTATCGAGCCGCTCCATCAACTGGCGTTCCGAGCGAACTGAATAGAAAGCCTGCAACAGCATCGCCCGCAGCAGCCGTTCCGGCGGGATCGACGGACGGCCGACCTTCGAATAGAGCGCCGCGAAATCCGCCGCCAGGGCTCCGAGCGCCTCGTTGGCGATCGCGCGGATCACTCGCAACGGATGATCACGGCGCACCCGCGCCTCCAGATCAACATAACTGAAAAGCTGTCCCGAACCTTCGTCACTGCCGCGCATGCTGCTGTCTCCCAACGAAATGGAATCACGATCAGCCCCGCAAAGGAAGAGGGTTTTTCAGCAGCCTGTTAGGGGCCAGCCGAGACGGCTGGCCCCAGCTTCGCTATCCTAGAAGCTGCCAAGCAAAACTAGGAAGCGATAAATGAAACCGAGTCCGAGCCTTTTCGAGGGAGCCGCTTTAGCGTCCTTATTACTTCATCAACAATTACTAAGCCTGCTTATATCAAGACAATTATTCAGTCGGGATGAGATTTTGGAACATCTCGACTCGACACTATTAGCCGCCGAGGAACTTCACTCAGACCTTGAGGCCGCGAGCAAGAATGGCGCTGAAAAATTATCTGCGTCCGCTGTACGAGCTCATCTAGAATCTTTGCGTATAACGCTCGAAATTCGGCATCCCCTAAAGGATGATCGTCTTTAGCGTCGTTCATAATGACAAGCGCCTCCAGCGCGTGTATAGAGAAACACGCGCGGCGCAGCGCATTTGGAAATTTAGATCGGCTCGGACGGCCATCCGGGCCGATTTTTATTTTACTGCGTAGGCTCCCAAGTATCAACGTGTCGGCTTCTGCACTCGTACCACACGTTCATATTATTGGGGTCTATAAAAAATCGCCCATCTGTCGGCATAAGAACGACGCCTGTCATGCGCTTCGCGAAGCGTTGGCATTCCATCAAGCTATTAAACGTCATGGCCGGCATAATACCTGCGAAGGTCACGCGTGCCTGGCCTTGCATCTGACAAGTCCCGAGCGTCTGAACGCAGAGAAACAGCGCATAGATAGTCATTGGTGCGTCTTATCGGCGAGATTAAACAGGGCCGTCATGAATTGCGGGGCGAGATCACCCATGCTCTTCGAATCGATGTCCTGATCCGTGAAGCCGAGGTTGTAGAGGCCGGTTCGATCTGTGCCGCCGTATTTGGCATTGCAGAGAGCGGGTAGAACTTTGGCTGGCACAACGACGCCGCCAAACGCTTGCGCGAAGGCTTTGAAGCTCGAAACCGTCATGCCGTATGGCGGTACAGCGCAGCGCGAATCATTCGCCCGTGCGGAAACAGCCGCCTGACAAAAGGTCAGAACGGCAACAACTATGATGGTTGGACGCATCTGCGCTCTCCCTGTGTTGAGCGCCTACGTCTCCGGCTGGCGCCGGGACGGGTGATTGCGCGTGAACACAGGGCTCGCACGCCCCACGTATTCCCCCGTGAGGAGTATTGTATTTCGTGAGCCGCCCGACATAGCGGGTAGCCCTGTGTTTCGCGCAAAGGCGCGCCGCGAGACCGCAATCACTCGGTCTTGGCAGCGGGGACGATTATCCCTGAAATGGATAGAATAGGAAAGGCCTGAAACGGACCTAGGAGAGCTTTATGAGCGATGATCTGGAAACCGCGCTGCTTCCGAGCAAGGTTCTTTTTGAGTTATGCAACGCGCTGATTTTTCATCTTTTTGAGACGGGTAAAATCGATCCCGATAGGATCGCAATGCTCCTAGAAGACCGGCAAAAGCAGCATGAAGCGGCCGATCCGGGCGTTGCGTTGATAATGCAGCCTTCAATCGACTGGCTGAAGGGCTTGCGGAGTGGCGGCGCAACGATGCCAGCGCCTCCGCGTTTGCATTAAGATAAAAATCGCCGCTCGATTTGATAAAATCGGTCATCTCTCGAACGACCTCGTCTTTCTTTTTCATAAGACAATAATCCCCATCTCGTGTAGCCTTTAGGCTCACGATGAGCGGTCATCGTCATGCGATTGAGCGGGGTGGTGGCCCCGTCGATCAACCCCATTATAGCTGAGGGTTGGGCAATTTCCACACGCTCATCCCGTTCCGCTTCCCGATTACGGCAAGCTCGCCTCTTAGCCAACGGGTTCTCAGCGTGCTGGTGATATTCCGCGTCATGGATAGGACCAAGACGGAATCCTTCGCGTCGAAGCCCTTCGCGACCATGATGTAGAGCGCGAGTTGCCGCGTGGTGAGTTCGGCTGTTTCTGCGAGCGCCTTTTGGCAGAGCTTCCATTTCTCGCCGCGCACGAATAGCCGAAAGGTGTCGGCATAGACCGGAAGCTGGCGGGGATCGTCTCCGGCTTCAAAGACTCGAATCACGGCATTGATTGAGGCGAGATCGGCGCGGGCTTGTTCCAGTTGCGTCTCGTAATGCGAGATTGACGCGACGATCTGCTGGCGTTTCAATTGGAGCGTGGTGACGGTGCGGATTTCAGCCATGCCCCGAATCTAAGCGGATCGGCTGGTTTTGGCTTGTGGCAGATGCTACCTAATACCGCGATATACCTGGATCAAGTTGCAGGAGAGCGCCGTCTACGACATCTCGGCGCGCTGGTCCGTTGAGGGCGGGTTTTTCGAGACGA
This Methylovirgula sp. DNA region includes the following protein-coding sequences:
- a CDS encoding NAD(P)H-quinone oxidoreductase, coding for MLALPKLMREIAFDGAGGPDVIRVREVSVPAPGPGKVLIEVVAAGVNKPDCFQRQGHYPPPPGESDVPGLEVAGRIVAVGEGVAKSRLGENVCALVGSGGYAEYAVADGRLCLPVPRGLNLTEAAAIPETYFTVFDNVFTRGRLKPGETILVHGGSGGIGTTAIQLAKLFGSHVIATAGTVEKCAFCRTLGADHAIDYKTHDFVAEVKALTTKRGVDVILDTVGGAYIQKNLSLLGLEGRLVQIAFLQGSRVESFDFMPLMLKRLTITGSTMRARSIEQKAEVARALHDKIWPSLDRGKALPVVQATFPLEDARAAHELMESSRHLGKIVLETGE
- a CDS encoding IS5 family transposase → MRGSDEGSGQLFSYVDLEARVRRDHPLRVIRAIANEALGALAADFAALYSKVGRPSIPPERLLRAMLLQAFYSVRSERQLMERLDTDLLFRWFVGLTIDDPVWDATVFSKNRDRLLDGAIAAKFLAAVLAQPRVKRLISSDHFSVDGTLIEAWASMKSFKPKDDSGDQPPSGPGRNAEADFKGEKRSNETHASTTDPEARLYRKGPGMEAKLAFLGHALMENRCGLIVDACLTPANGHGERIAALAMIEPRADRPKAITLGADKGYDAADFVNELRTMNVRPHIAQNISGRRSTIDRRTTRHQAYSASQRIRKRIEEAFGWMKTIAGQRKTKFRGVDRVGWAFAFAFAAAAYNLVRLPKLIEEMTP